The following proteins are encoded in a genomic region of Leifsonia psychrotolerans:
- a CDS encoding MFS transporter: protein MSSSNTLTGSQPTIQPSSSTPSSPARTMLRVGGPVFFPLAFISRLPFAMTVVGVLTLVTSVRGSVAEAGAVSAVTGIGTALIGPLVGSLADKYGQRPVLLVATTVNVVSLIAFLLLTASPASIAWVAALGFLVGASTPQVAPLSRTRLISLVTARTDGLLRRKTLSLVMSYESVADESAFVFGPVAIGILASAFGASAPLIIAAAIAATFVVGFALHPSAKRLEPAELTLAPTHSFRSLLRPRILLPTAGMFLVGGFFGSTLTALTEFMRDQGLELSTGIVFGGLSLGSVLVAILIVFAPEKFSLRARWISFGTLALLAALSLVVATSVALVVVGLIAAGCGIGAVIVTLFTTAHKRTPAGRTTTVMTMLTSALVVGQALATALGGFIAENAGAQAGFALAAALTLLLVVTSVISFGLDKRGQ from the coding sequence TTGAGTTCTTCCAACACCCTCACGGGCTCACAGCCCACGATTCAGCCCTCTTCCTCGACACCGTCCTCTCCGGCGCGCACCATGCTGCGCGTGGGCGGTCCCGTCTTCTTCCCGCTGGCTTTCATCAGCCGGCTCCCGTTCGCGATGACCGTCGTGGGTGTGCTGACGCTGGTCACCAGCGTGCGCGGTTCGGTCGCCGAGGCCGGCGCCGTCTCGGCCGTGACCGGAATCGGCACCGCACTCATCGGTCCGCTCGTCGGCTCGCTTGCCGACAAATACGGCCAGCGCCCGGTACTGCTGGTCGCCACCACGGTCAATGTGGTCAGCCTGATCGCCTTCTTGCTGCTCACGGCGTCCCCGGCATCCATCGCCTGGGTTGCCGCCCTCGGCTTCCTCGTCGGCGCCAGCACACCGCAGGTGGCCCCGCTGTCACGCACCCGCCTGATCTCGCTCGTGACGGCCAGAACCGACGGGTTGCTGCGCCGCAAGACACTGTCGCTCGTGATGAGCTATGAGTCGGTTGCCGACGAATCTGCCTTCGTCTTCGGCCCGGTCGCCATCGGAATCCTCGCTAGCGCATTCGGCGCCAGCGCTCCTTTGATCATCGCAGCGGCCATCGCCGCGACATTCGTTGTCGGCTTCGCACTCCACCCTTCGGCGAAGCGGCTGGAACCCGCCGAACTCACCCTCGCCCCCACACACTCCTTCCGGAGCCTGTTGCGCCCGCGCATCCTGTTGCCCACGGCCGGGATGTTCCTGGTCGGGGGGTTCTTCGGCTCGACGCTCACGGCGTTGACCGAGTTCATGCGTGATCAGGGCCTTGAACTGTCGACGGGCATCGTGTTCGGCGGGCTGAGCCTGGGTTCAGTGCTGGTCGCGATTCTGATCGTCTTCGCACCGGAGAAGTTCAGCCTGCGCGCCCGGTGGATCAGTTTCGGTACCCTCGCACTGCTCGCGGCACTCTCGCTGGTTGTCGCGACCTCGGTTGCTCTGGTCGTCGTCGGCCTCATCGCTGCCGGGTGTGGAATCGGTGCCGTGATCGTCACTCTCTTCACGACCGCGCACAAACGCACGCCAGCCGGACGCACCACAACGGTCATGACAATGCTGACCAGCGCGCTGGTCGTCGGTCAGGCCCTGGCCACCGCGCTCGGCGGGTTCATCGCTGAAAACGCGGGGGCACAAGCCGGGTTCGCTCTGGCTGCGGCACTGACCCTGCTGCTCGTGGTGACTTCCGTCATCAGCTTCGGCCTGGACAAGCGCGGCCAGTAG
- a CDS encoding phosphoribosylanthranilate isomerase translates to MSQVYVKVCGISTAAAAQAVVDSGADAIGFVFAPGSPRLVSVEHAAGLAADLPVSIETVGVFRNQPLDLVLSSASQAGLTTVQLHGDEPDDHFDRLRDEGFRTIRALSIDRYREGAGSMRLGEDRVLIDAVTPGAGTTFDTTDLENRPPHGFWLLAGGLAPDNVAGLVRAVRPGGVDVSSGVESSRGVKDSGLIRAFVAAARQA, encoded by the coding sequence ATGAGCCAGGTCTACGTAAAGGTATGCGGCATCAGCACAGCAGCTGCCGCCCAGGCTGTCGTTGACAGTGGTGCCGATGCGATCGGATTCGTCTTCGCACCCGGCAGCCCCCGACTCGTGAGCGTCGAACACGCCGCGGGCCTCGCGGCCGATCTTCCCGTCTCGATCGAAACCGTCGGGGTCTTTCGCAACCAGCCGCTCGACCTTGTGCTCTCCAGCGCGAGCCAGGCGGGCCTCACCACAGTCCAATTGCACGGCGACGAACCTGACGATCACTTCGATCGTCTCCGCGACGAAGGATTCCGCACCATTCGCGCGCTCTCGATCGACAGGTATCGCGAGGGCGCCGGCTCGATGAGGCTCGGCGAGGATCGAGTGCTGATCGACGCCGTCACTCCGGGCGCGGGAACAACATTCGACACAACAGACCTCGAGAATCGCCCGCCACACGGATTCTGGCTCCTGGCCGGCGGATTGGCCCCCGACAACGTGGCAGGCCTCGTTCGCGCCGTGCGACCCGGCGGCGTCGACGTCTCAAGCGGTGTCGAGTCGAGCCGTGGAGTGAAAGATTCAGGCCTGATCCGCGCTTTCGTCGCAGCGGCCCGCCAGGCGTAA
- a CDS encoding carbohydrate kinase family protein: protein MAEPLKHGTDTKAEIFHTRGGSAANVASFAGRLGPTRFIGCVGDDFLGDSLVKGLEAEGVDVRVQRAGSTGTIVILIDETGERSMLPHRGASTLLSEVPDEWLDGLRLLHVPAYSFNGEPVGATTIEVIRRAKAKGIQVSIDASSTGMLSQYGVQRFLDLLVELRPDFLIGNESESTFLGLTIDGLPGPNASLLPETIVVTKAGADPTVVHQPGADVIVVAVPPVTDVRDLTGAGDAFAAGFLASYLLTHDLRVACEGGHAAAARVLTSPGASISAA from the coding sequence ATGGCTGAACCACTGAAACACGGAACCGATACCAAGGCCGAGATTTTTCACACCCGTGGCGGCAGCGCCGCGAATGTGGCGAGCTTTGCCGGCCGTCTCGGACCCACCCGGTTCATCGGATGCGTCGGCGACGACTTTCTCGGCGACTCGCTGGTGAAGGGCCTCGAGGCCGAGGGCGTCGACGTACGGGTTCAACGAGCGGGCAGCACCGGAACCATCGTCATCTTGATCGACGAAACCGGTGAGCGGAGCATGCTCCCCCACCGGGGCGCATCGACCCTGCTCAGCGAGGTCCCCGACGAATGGCTCGATGGCCTTCGGCTCCTGCACGTGCCCGCCTACTCCTTCAACGGCGAGCCGGTCGGTGCCACGACGATCGAGGTGATCCGGCGCGCCAAGGCGAAGGGCATTCAGGTCTCGATCGATGCCTCATCGACGGGCATGCTGAGCCAATATGGCGTGCAGCGTTTTCTCGACCTGCTCGTCGAGCTGCGGCCGGACTTCCTCATTGGCAACGAAAGCGAGAGCACCTTTCTCGGTCTCACGATCGATGGCTTGCCCGGACCGAATGCGTCGTTGCTGCCCGAAACCATCGTGGTGACAAAGGCTGGAGCCGACCCGACCGTTGTGCATCAGCCCGGCGCCGACGTGATCGTCGTAGCTGTCCCCCCGGTGACCGACGTGCGCGATCTCACGGGGGCCGGCGACGCATTCGCCGCAGGTTTTTTGGCGTCATACCTTTTGACACATGACCTGCGAGTGGCCTGCGAGGGCGGACATGCTGCCGCAGCTCGCGTGCTCACCTCCCCGGGAGCATCAATTTCGGCAGCGTAA
- a CDS encoding pseudouridine-5'-phosphate glycosidase yields MTSPVIHVSQEVQDAVRDGRPVVALESTIFTHGLPRPRNLEVALEAEASLRAQGVVPATIGLFDGVPTVGLTTEQITILSKTDNIDKVSLRDLPVIHALGRHGGTTVAATAFLAHEAGVKVFSTGGLGGVHHGAAESFDESADMTTLAQVPIIVISAGVKSILDIPATLERFETLNIPVIGYGTTHYPGFYVSDSGFTIGYAVNTPDEVAAVVKARDALGLPQSVLLANPVATDKQLPPEQLDDILARAWAEAEKQGISGNASTPFLLDFIQRDTKGVSLDVNVEVYRGNVALGGLVAAALSR; encoded by the coding sequence ATGACTTCTCCCGTCATCCACGTTTCACAGGAAGTCCAGGACGCCGTCCGCGACGGCCGCCCCGTCGTCGCCCTGGAGTCGACGATCTTCACGCACGGGCTCCCGCGCCCCCGCAACCTTGAGGTCGCGTTGGAGGCCGAGGCGAGCCTGCGTGCGCAGGGCGTTGTGCCCGCTACGATCGGCCTCTTCGACGGCGTCCCCACGGTGGGCCTCACCACCGAGCAGATCACGATCCTCTCGAAGACCGACAACATCGACAAGGTCAGCCTGCGCGACCTGCCCGTCATTCACGCGCTCGGACGCCACGGTGGAACCACCGTCGCGGCCACCGCGTTCCTCGCCCACGAAGCCGGCGTCAAGGTCTTCTCCACCGGCGGCCTGGGCGGCGTGCACCACGGCGCAGCCGAGAGCTTCGATGAGTCGGCCGACATGACCACCCTCGCCCAGGTGCCGATCATCGTGATCAGCGCTGGCGTCAAGTCGATTCTGGACATTCCCGCCACCCTCGAACGCTTCGAGACCCTCAACATTCCCGTCATCGGCTATGGCACCACTCACTACCCGGGCTTCTACGTCTCTGACTCTGGCTTCACCATCGGTTACGCCGTGAACACCCCGGATGAGGTCGCCGCCGTGGTCAAGGCCCGTGACGCACTCGGCCTGCCGCAGTCGGTTCTGCTCGCCAACCCGGTCGCCACCGACAAGCAGCTTCCCCCGGAGCAGCTCGACGACATCCTCGCCCGCGCCTGGGCCGAAGCCGAGAAGCAGGGCATCAGCGGCAACGCCTCGACGCCGTTCCTGCTCGATTTCATTCAGCGCGACACGAAGGGTGTCAGCCTCGACGTCAACGTCGAGGTCTACCGCGGAAACGTCGCGCTCGGTGGCCTCGTGGCCGCCGCACTGAGCCGCTAG
- a CDS encoding LysR family transcriptional regulator: MQYTLRQIEIFVAVAEAGHFGRAAEALHISQPTVSQEVGRLERALGIALLDRSKRSATVTAAGEVMMIEGRMLLSQADRLLDQVRLHDPSRQRAARIVASPSVVNRLLPAVISRAEQEIPSVRIEDIPVETGGVSPEMVVENADIGLGRFLTELDGFQIETIALEQVYVALSRAHPLAQRDSIALADLDDLPLLLWSREQNPVYYDYLMEICTSRGLSPMVLVSPPRIVGSRLYLLSESRAFSLVPSSMLGHLSEGLTTVPLDRPATVPLSMQWRTGDTRPQLAQLRELVREVAAGLSASTS; encoded by the coding sequence ATGCAATATACGCTTCGTCAGATCGAAATCTTCGTCGCCGTGGCCGAGGCCGGACATTTCGGACGCGCCGCTGAAGCCCTGCACATCTCGCAACCCACGGTGAGTCAGGAGGTCGGACGCTTAGAGCGGGCGCTCGGAATCGCGCTGCTTGATCGCTCGAAGCGATCAGCCACCGTGACTGCGGCCGGCGAGGTCATGATGATCGAGGGGCGGATGCTGCTCAGTCAAGCCGACCGACTTCTCGACCAGGTGCGCCTGCACGATCCGAGCCGACAGCGCGCTGCTCGTATCGTCGCCTCGCCGAGTGTGGTGAACCGTCTGCTGCCCGCGGTGATCAGCCGGGCCGAGCAGGAGATCCCGTCGGTGCGAATCGAAGACATCCCGGTCGAGACGGGCGGCGTCTCGCCCGAGATGGTCGTCGAGAACGCCGACATCGGGCTCGGCCGCTTTCTGACCGAGCTGGACGGCTTTCAGATCGAGACCATCGCGCTCGAGCAGGTCTATGTGGCACTCAGCCGAGCGCATCCGTTGGCACAGCGCGACAGTATCGCGCTGGCCGATCTCGACGATCTGCCGCTGCTGCTGTGGTCACGGGAACAGAACCCGGTCTACTACGACTACCTGATGGAGATTTGTACATCACGGGGGTTGAGCCCGATGGTGTTGGTGAGCCCGCCGCGCATTGTGGGCTCGCGGCTCTATCTGCTCAGCGAATCGCGGGCTTTCTCGCTGGTACCGTCGTCGATGCTGGGCCACCTGTCGGAGGGGCTGACGACCGTGCCGCTCGATCGGCCGGCGACGGTGCCGCTGTCGATGCAGTGGCGCACGGGCGACACCCGACCGCAGCTCGCGCAGCTTCGGGAACTCGTGCGCGAGGTGGCTGCGGGGCTGTCGGCCTCGACGAGTTGA
- a CDS encoding cation:proton antiporter domain-containing protein, giving the protein MDILIVVVLGLLAIAVASMLSTRLGVAAPLLLVVAGIAVSLLPFVPTVQIDPEWILAGVLPPLLYSASVSMPAMDFRREFGAIGGLSVVLVVISATVLGLFFAWVIPGIGIWWGIALGAIVSPTDAVATSIVKKVGVTPRVVSILEGEGLLNDATALVLLRTAIAGTAASVSFGGVLGTFVFAVAVAAVIGYLIGRLNLALRSRVSDATVNTVLSFTVPFLASIPAEALGASGLVAAVVAGLVTGHRAPRVLSARNRLSDSVNWRTVELVLEGTIFLLMGLELTAIVGDVYRDNAGIGSAILIAAAALGLTILVRAAYVAPLLAWLRARARRSEHLKPRLAEFTARLHNPVPPAAEATDGRPPGNRRDGLSGSLVPSPSRVERMRTRVRRASADIDYLLAAPLGWREGTIVVWAGMRGAVTLAAAQTLPAETPNRSLLIFIAFVVAAASLLIQGGTLRRVVGLVKPATGSNREAEAVERSGILDLLFDAAKSVPTGLALAAKPQALAVIEAQRRALLDARDDGLFSAGALRNALAVLDADQIRLELRGGSAG; this is encoded by the coding sequence GTGGACATACTGATCGTTGTCGTGCTTGGTCTGCTCGCCATAGCCGTCGCATCGATGTTGAGCACGCGACTCGGCGTGGCTGCACCGCTCCTGCTCGTCGTTGCCGGAATTGCCGTCAGTCTGCTTCCGTTCGTGCCCACCGTGCAGATCGACCCCGAGTGGATTCTCGCCGGAGTCTTGCCACCTTTGCTGTACTCAGCGTCGGTGTCGATGCCGGCCATGGACTTTCGCCGCGAATTCGGGGCAATCGGCGGGCTCTCCGTGGTTCTCGTCGTCATCAGCGCCACGGTGCTTGGTCTGTTCTTCGCTTGGGTGATTCCCGGGATCGGGATCTGGTGGGGGATCGCCCTCGGCGCGATCGTGAGCCCGACGGATGCCGTGGCCACCTCCATCGTCAAGAAGGTCGGGGTGACTCCTCGGGTCGTCTCGATCCTTGAGGGTGAGGGGTTGCTCAACGACGCGACCGCACTCGTGCTGTTACGCACCGCGATTGCCGGCACGGCGGCATCCGTCTCGTTCGGCGGGGTGCTCGGCACCTTCGTCTTCGCGGTGGCGGTCGCGGCGGTGATCGGCTACCTGATCGGACGACTCAATTTGGCGCTCCGATCCCGGGTGTCGGATGCGACGGTCAATACTGTGTTGTCGTTCACCGTTCCCTTTCTGGCTTCGATACCGGCCGAGGCGCTCGGGGCCTCGGGCCTTGTCGCCGCCGTTGTGGCCGGTTTGGTGACCGGACATCGCGCTCCGCGCGTGCTCTCTGCGCGGAACCGATTGTCGGATTCGGTGAATTGGCGCACCGTCGAGCTGGTGCTGGAGGGCACCATCTTCCTGTTGATGGGCCTGGAGTTGACCGCGATCGTCGGCGACGTCTACCGTGACAACGCGGGCATCGGATCTGCGATTCTGATCGCGGCCGCGGCCCTGGGGTTGACCATTCTGGTGCGGGCCGCCTACGTCGCTCCGCTGCTCGCCTGGCTTCGGGCCCGGGCCAGACGCAGTGAACACCTGAAGCCACGGTTGGCTGAGTTCACCGCGCGGCTGCACAACCCTGTCCCCCCGGCTGCCGAGGCCACCGACGGGCGCCCCCCGGGCAACCGACGTGACGGTCTGAGTGGAAGTCTTGTGCCGTCGCCCAGCCGGGTGGAACGGATGCGCACCCGCGTGCGCCGCGCAAGCGCCGACATCGACTATCTGCTTGCCGCCCCGCTGGGCTGGCGAGAGGGAACCATCGTGGTGTGGGCGGGGATGCGCGGGGCCGTCACCCTCGCGGCAGCGCAGACCTTGCCGGCCGAAACGCCGAATCGATCGTTGCTCATCTTCATTGCCTTCGTGGTCGCGGCCGCATCGCTCCTGATCCAGGGGGGAACCCTGCGCCGGGTCGTCGGACTCGTCAAACCCGCGACGGGATCCAACCGCGAGGCGGAAGCCGTCGAACGCAGCGGCATCCTGGACCTTCTGTTTGACGCTGCGAAATCGGTTCCCACCGGGCTGGCGCTCGCCGCGAAGCCGCAGGCGCTCGCCGTGATCGAAGCGCAGCGTCGGGCGCTGCTCGATGCGCGTGACGACGGACTGTTCAGCGCGGGCGCGTTGAGAAATGCGTTGGCGGTGCTTGATGCCGACCAGATCCGGCTGGAGTTGCGCGGCGGATCCGCAGGCTGA
- a CDS encoding DUF3375 family protein has product MSDIAGELARVREAFDKPTLRLLDRKWAPFVLAVFTLSFSRDRSSVQCDRLHAQVDAYLADLRTIGTETPTGTGRSLCVQWMNDQWLYRDTSRDAGRDPNSDAAGEAEERYSLTSHALEALSLVESLSRDRALISESRLTMIVDAVRHRATQANPDRDERIRRLDLQIAELASERDRLAAGGEIAPASVEEMREGYANLIDLIGQLPGDFKRVEESVAAMHRQIVNDFRSDDRPIGDVLDEYLAKTDALMSLTAEGRAFEGAFDLLRNDALLLELKRDLEAILDHPFAEGLRPTERRSFGATVGLIRNGIDDVLTQRNGLTTTLREHIVNHDIVKDRELEGLLREINIELVTWMQTAGPQSRVRTEIMPGNLDAPHLRERFYDPESHVPPAPLADVSQHAPEALSLDDMRKQGGPQLAEMREAMLDAFEAGQVASIGAAFNKLENGLRRPVEILGLLQLATQIDAVNHDGANHDGAVEHYRTVRPDGSQRTFAVARVTLGDNEKAALRALTDGANSDQ; this is encoded by the coding sequence GTGAGCGACATTGCAGGCGAATTGGCTCGCGTACGCGAGGCCTTCGATAAGCCCACGCTGCGCTTGCTTGACCGTAAATGGGCACCGTTCGTGCTCGCCGTGTTCACACTGTCGTTCAGTCGTGACCGCAGCAGCGTGCAATGCGACAGGCTGCATGCCCAGGTCGACGCCTACCTGGCCGATCTGCGCACGATCGGCACCGAGACACCGACCGGTACCGGCCGGAGCCTGTGCGTGCAGTGGATGAACGACCAGTGGCTCTATCGCGATACCAGCCGCGACGCCGGTCGCGACCCGAACAGCGACGCAGCCGGTGAAGCCGAGGAGCGCTACTCGCTCACCTCCCACGCGCTCGAGGCGCTGTCGCTGGTCGAGAGCCTGTCGCGTGATCGTGCGCTGATCAGCGAGTCTCGCCTGACGATGATTGTCGACGCCGTGCGCCACCGCGCCACGCAGGCCAACCCGGATCGCGACGAGCGCATCCGTCGCCTCGACCTGCAGATCGCCGAGCTCGCCAGCGAGCGCGATCGGTTGGCCGCCGGGGGAGAGATCGCGCCGGCATCCGTTGAAGAGATGCGGGAGGGCTACGCCAACCTGATCGACCTCATCGGGCAGCTACCCGGCGACTTCAAACGGGTCGAAGAGTCGGTTGCCGCAATGCACCGCCAGATCGTCAACGACTTTCGGTCCGACGATCGCCCGATCGGCGACGTGCTCGACGAGTACCTGGCCAAGACGGATGCCCTCATGTCGCTCACCGCGGAAGGCCGCGCGTTCGAGGGCGCCTTCGATCTTCTGCGCAATGATGCGCTGCTGCTCGAACTGAAACGCGACCTCGAGGCAATTCTTGACCATCCCTTCGCCGAGGGGCTTCGCCCCACCGAGCGTCGCAGCTTCGGCGCGACGGTCGGCCTGATTCGCAACGGCATCGACGACGTTTTGACACAGCGCAACGGACTCACCACGACCCTGCGCGAGCACATCGTCAACCATGACATCGTCAAAGATCGTGAGCTGGAGGGGCTGCTGCGTGAGATCAACATCGAGCTCGTCACCTGGATGCAGACGGCCGGCCCGCAGTCGCGCGTGCGTACCGAGATTATGCCGGGAAACCTCGACGCTCCGCACCTGCGCGAGCGGTTCTACGACCCTGAATCGCATGTGCCGCCCGCGCCGTTGGCTGATGTCTCGCAGCATGCGCCCGAGGCGTTGAGCCTCGATGACATGCGCAAGCAGGGGGGACCGCAGCTTGCGGAGATGCGCGAGGCGATGCTCGACGCGTTCGAGGCAGGGCAGGTGGCCTCGATCGGGGCCGCATTCAACAAGCTGGAGAACGGGCTGCGCCGTCCGGTCGAGATTCTCGGGCTCCTGCAGCTCGCCACGCAGATCGATGCCGTGAACCATGATGGCGCGAACCATGATGGCGCCGTCGAACACTACCGAACGGTGCGTCCCGACGGCTCGCAGCGCACCTTCGCGGTAGCGCGGGTCACCCTCGGCGACAACGAAAAGGCGGCCCTTCGGGCCCTGACTGATGGAGCAAACAGTGACCAGTGA
- a CDS encoding DUF4194 domain-containing protein, which produces MTSDDWSDDTAEASGTGTGVDTGTGVDTGTDTDTDGVESEGESLSLFEGDEGGLSAAQRRTLVLLLKHRYISAAEHPAAWRTLLASTSRIKSRLNDLFLDLHVDKHFEVAFKRQAQGEGGVVFPTVLHDTSYTREETILLVVLHQRFRSERANGHEFVIVDRDNLLEKVAHFRPAHATNRSGDAKKASAAIDALAKAHVLLRTSDPDRFRIAPVIEVLLPVARLAELLEWLRAENGSHSVERADAAVPILEAELEPAV; this is translated from the coding sequence GTGACCAGTGACGACTGGAGCGATGACACCGCAGAGGCGTCCGGCACCGGCACAGGCGTCGACACCGGCACAGGCGTCGACACCGGCACCGACACCGACACCGACGGCGTCGAGAGCGAGGGAGAGAGCCTTTCCCTGTTCGAGGGCGACGAAGGCGGGCTCTCCGCTGCGCAACGCCGCACGCTCGTGCTGCTGCTGAAGCACCGCTATATCTCGGCCGCCGAGCATCCGGCAGCCTGGCGCACCCTGCTCGCCTCGACGAGTCGCATCAAGTCGCGTCTCAACGATCTGTTCCTTGACCTGCACGTCGACAAACACTTCGAGGTCGCCTTCAAACGGCAGGCGCAGGGCGAGGGTGGAGTGGTCTTTCCGACCGTGCTGCATGACACCTCGTATACCCGCGAAGAGACCATTCTGCTCGTGGTGCTCCACCAGCGCTTCCGCAGCGAACGCGCTAACGGCCACGAATTCGTCATCGTCGACCGTGACAATCTTCTCGAGAAGGTGGCGCACTTTCGACCCGCGCACGCGACCAACCGTTCGGGCGACGCGAAGAAGGCATCCGCTGCAATCGATGCACTCGCCAAGGCGCACGTGCTGCTGCGCACGAGTGATCCGGACCGATTCCGCATCGCCCCGGTGATCGAGGTGCTGCTGCCCGTAGCACGCCTGGCCGAGCTGCTTGAGTGGCTACGTGCCGAAAACGGTAGCCACAGCGTTGAGCGTGCGGATGCCGCAGTGCCAATTCTCGAGGCCGAACTGGAGCCTGCCGTATGA